The genomic DNA CGTACCGCTCTTCAACGAGGCGATCGGCGGGGAGGTTTTTGAGCTCTTTAAGGTTACGTGCGAGAGCTTCATGAAGCGCTTCGGCCATGGCCTTGTGGTCTCGATGAGCGCCACCCATCGGCTCTTTCACGATCTCGTCGATCACTCCCAACTCCTTGATGTCACTGGCGGTGAGCTTGAGGGCTTCGGCAGCCTGCTCCCCCTTCGTCCCGTCGGACCAGAGGATCGCCGCACATCCCTCGGGGGAAATGACGGCATATACCGAGTGTTCCAGCATGAGAATCCGGTCGCCGACGGCGATGGCAAGGGCCCCGCCCGACCCCCCTTCGCCGGTGATGACGACTATGATGGGAACCGTCAGACACGCCATCTCCCGCAGGTTGCGGGCAATCGCCTCGGCCTGCCCTCTCTCCTCTGCCCCTATGCCGGGGAAAGCGCCGGGTGTATCGACAAAGGTGATTATCGGGAGCTTGAACCGCTGAGCCATCTCCATGAGACGCAGCGCCTTGCGGTACCCCTCGGGGTTGGGCATTCCAAAGTTGCGAAAAACCTTCTCCTTGGTGTCGCGCCCCTTCTGGTGCCCTATCACCATGACTGGCTCTCCGTCAAGCCGCGCCAGGCCGCCGACAATGGCGTGGTCGTCGCCAAAATTGCGGTCGCCGTGGAGTTCGACGAATTCCGTAAAAATCAGGTTGAGGTAGTCCAAGGTAAACGGCCGGTTGACATGCCGCGCCACCTGGGCCGTCTGCCACCGTGTCAGATTCGCAAAGATCCGATGACGCATCTCCTCCGCCCGCTTTTCGAGCTTTCCTACCTCTTTGCTCAGATCGATGGTGTCGGTAGAAAGGGAGCGAAGTTCTTCTATTTTCTTGTCGAGCTCTACAAGCGGCTTTTCGAAATCCATGTAATATTGATTACCCATTTATCTCTATCTCCTTTTGTTTTAAATGCAATTGCCGCAGAGACACTAAGCAGCCAAAAAACTAAAGCTCCGCCTCAGTCTCGTCTAAATGCCGGTACTCGAATTTCTGTGTCTCCTACGAGCGTAGTGTCTCCGTAGCAAACCAATATTAAGCAAAGCTTATTCAAAGGAAACGGCATTATAGCCGAACAGGTTGTTCACTTCCAGGACCAATTCATCGCTGGCCGATACTCCGCTGGAAGCGGGAAGACTCACCGTTGCCCTGCTTCTGGACGGAATCT from Geobacter sp. DSM 9736 includes the following:
- a CDS encoding acetyl-CoA carboxylase carboxyltransferase subunit alpha; translation: MGNQYYMDFEKPLVELDKKIEELRSLSTDTIDLSKEVGKLEKRAEEMRHRIFANLTRWQTAQVARHVNRPFTLDYLNLIFTEFVELHGDRNFGDDHAIVGGLARLDGEPVMVIGHQKGRDTKEKVFRNFGMPNPEGYRKALRLMEMAQRFKLPIITFVDTPGAFPGIGAEERGQAEAIARNLREMACLTVPIIVVITGEGGSGGALAIAVGDRILMLEHSVYAVISPEGCAAILWSDGTKGEQAAEALKLTASDIKELGVIDEIVKEPMGGAHRDHKAMAEALHEALARNLKELKNLPADRLVEERYEKFRKMSRFVE